In the genome of Candidatus Margulisiibacteriota bacterium, one region contains:
- the rpmG gene encoding 50S ribosomal protein L33 — MQEIITLVCGECKRKNYTTTKNKKNTKERIELTKYCKWDRKHTAHKEEK; from the coding sequence ATGCAGGAAATTATTACGCTTGTTTGCGGTGAATGTAAAAGAAAAAATTACACCACTACTAAGAACAAGAAGAACACTAAAGAGAGGATCGAGTTGACGAAGTATTGCAAGTGGGACCGGAAGCATACAGCGCATAAAGAGGAAAAATAA